One segment of Labrus mixtus chromosome 10, fLabMix1.1, whole genome shotgun sequence DNA contains the following:
- the nanos1 gene encoding nanos homolog 1 — translation MDFLNHNYLNARSPYDYTFNFWNDYLGLTTLVTKNNKLSMPQNPNSITESLKATLGLDDSPACPCVIAGGVVGESGHIDCCCPSGSPPPASILDLKERFSILSPFQNQLGVQPEREMGFGGSFAGFDLFGMERKMRKPASRSKQEPKICVFCRNNGAPEEVYGSHVLKTPDGRVVCPILRAYTCPLCSANGDNAHTIKYCPLSKDQPSQRPLKGGRAVGGKRMKIF, via the coding sequence ATGGATTTTCTCAATCACAACTACTTGAATGCGCGCAGCCCCTATGACTACACTTTTAATTTCTGGAACGACTATCTCGGGCTGACCACGCTGGTCACGAAGAATAACAAGCTCAGCATGCCCCAGAACCCGAACTCCATCACCGAGTCCCTGAAAGCGACTTTGGGTTTGGATGATTCTCCTGCGTGTCCGTGCGTAATCGCGGGCGGCGTTGTTGGAGAGAGCGGGCACATCGACTGCTGCTGCCCGTCCGGGAGCCCCCCTCCGGCCTCCATCCTGGACTTGAAGGAGCGTTTCTCGATACTGAGCCCCTTCCAGAACCAGCTCGGGGTCCAGCCTGAGCGGGAGATGGGCTTCGGTGGGAGCTTCGCCGGGTTCGATCTGTTCGGCATGGAGAGGAAGATGCGTAAGCCCGCCTCTCGGAGCAAGCAGGAGCCCAAAATCTGCGTCTTCTGCCGAAATAACGGAGCGCCGGAGGAGGTGTACGGCTCCCACGTCCTGAAGACTCCGGACGGCAGGGTCGTGTGCCCCATTCTGAGGGCTTACACATGCCCCCTCTGCAGTGCCAACGGGGACAATGCCCACACGATAAAATACTGTCCTCTGTCAAAAGACCAGCCATCCCAGCGACCATTAAAGGGAGGCAGGGCTGTGGGTGGTAAGAGGATGAAAATATTCTAA